From a region of the Leptospira kmetyi serovar Malaysia str. Bejo-Iso9 genome:
- a CDS encoding response regulator, whose amino-acid sequence MNPKILVADDDDRIRKMIRISLSASHYDVIESGTIRETVLKAANESPDVILLDLQFPDGNGIEALREIRTWSETPVIVLSVLSSDAEKISLLDGGADDYIIKPFSMGELLARIRVALRNKSQEAGSPIFVSGNLYVDLSSRNVQVSGETVHLTPIEYSFLSLLIQHAGKVLTQEQIIRHVWGPLARNESGPLRVHVASLRKKIESDPSNPSLLLTEPGVGYRLSVNI is encoded by the coding sequence ATGAATCCGAAAATTTTGGTCGCGGACGACGATGATCGAATCCGTAAGATGATTCGAATCAGTTTGAGCGCCTCGCATTACGACGTGATCGAATCCGGAACGATTCGCGAAACCGTTCTCAAAGCCGCAAACGAATCTCCGGACGTGATTCTCTTGGATTTGCAATTTCCGGACGGAAACGGAATCGAAGCGTTACGCGAAATCCGAACCTGGAGCGAAACTCCCGTGATCGTCTTATCGGTGTTATCCTCCGATGCGGAAAAAATTTCCCTGTTGGACGGAGGAGCCGACGACTATATTATAAAACCGTTTAGTATGGGAGAGTTGCTCGCGAGAATCCGAGTCGCTCTGAGAAACAAATCCCAGGAAGCCGGTTCGCCGATCTTCGTCTCCGGAAATTTATACGTGGACTTATCGAGTAGAAACGTTCAAGTATCGGGTGAAACCGTACATTTGACTCCGATCGAATATTCTTTTTTATCCTTATTGATTCAACACGCGGGAAAGGTTCTGACGCAGGAACAGATCATACGTCACGTTTGGGGACCGCTTGCCAGAAACGAATCGGGACCTCTTAGGGTTCACGTCGCGAGTTTGAGAAAAAAGATAGAATCCGATCCGTCCAATCCGTCCTTGTTGTTGACGGAACCCGGAGTCGGCTATAGACTTTCGGTTAATATCTAA
- a CDS encoding alpha/beta fold hydrolase has product MIALYPETRKTSKRIDVASRFKTTFVRNGNLNLFLKYNTTAEERPDRETILFVHGYPDEHSTWDRQLELLSEEFNVGAFDLRGAGNSSKPTEQKAYNAREIFRDFEAVIRFLGNGKPIHLVAHDWGALLSWAYVGDLEYSKLILSYTAMGGPHPILARNLMFKYFFSFNPKKMWLALQQSVMSWYIVFFQIPWLPGFLMRKLALPVWKYLMYAAEIPKEDPMRGFTKEQILKSAVHPMNLYRELIRGKKYPTPKRIEVPVRVLIPLRDMAISPECYDSHRAVCDSLELYPVDSNHWIQKEHPDLVSDQIRDFVLRNAG; this is encoded by the coding sequence ATGATCGCTTTGTATCCCGAAACAAGAAAAACCTCGAAAAGAATCGATGTGGCGTCCCGTTTTAAGACGACCTTCGTTCGAAACGGAAATCTGAATCTTTTTCTGAAATACAATACGACCGCCGAAGAAAGACCGGATCGGGAAACGATTCTTTTCGTTCACGGTTATCCGGACGAACATTCGACTTGGGATCGCCAGCTCGAATTACTTTCGGAAGAATTCAACGTGGGCGCGTTTGATCTGCGTGGCGCGGGAAATTCGAGCAAACCGACGGAACAAAAGGCTTACAACGCTCGGGAGATTTTTCGGGACTTCGAAGCGGTGATCCGATTTTTAGGAAACGGAAAACCGATTCATCTAGTCGCTCACGATTGGGGGGCCTTGTTGTCCTGGGCGTATGTGGGAGATTTAGAATATTCTAAACTGATTCTTTCCTATACCGCGATGGGCGGTCCGCATCCGATACTTGCAAGAAATCTAATGTTCAAATACTTTTTCAGTTTCAATCCGAAGAAGATGTGGTTGGCCCTGCAACAATCCGTCATGTCCTGGTATATCGTGTTTTTTCAGATTCCTTGGTTGCCCGGTTTTTTGATGAGAAAACTCGCGCTTCCGGTTTGGAAATATCTGATGTATGCCGCGGAAATTCCGAAAGAGGATCCGATGCGGGGATTTACAAAAGAACAGATTCTCAAAAGTGCGGTCCATCCCATGAATTTATACAGGGAATTGATCCGGGGAAAAAAGTATCCGACTCCGAAACGGATCGAAGTGCCGGTCCGGGTTTTGATACCCTTAAGAGATATGGCGATCAGCCCGGAATGTTACGATTCTCACCGAGCGGTCTGCGATTCTTTGGAACTTTATCCGGTCGATTCCAATCATTGGATTCAAAAGGAACATCCGGATCTTGTGAGCGACCAAATTCGGGATTTTGTGCTTCGAAACGCGGGATAA
- a CDS encoding EAL domain-containing protein: MKEIMDFSPNTDLVLSESFLNEGLVRNLFTLNAKHETAKEIISELETDPAFSVPPKKSETSAHAQIDGVDLLKTLSVILQTKNFHTEYEPILSLDTGKIFGYEALARFYIEGQRISPEFVFQELHKDADLFFEFETNLKRFQIENRPKGKNLFLNLDPHVCKNETQANSWNELLGKKKNIVCEIIENTDSTWIEETRFCLNALKNSNVPIALDDMGGKRNLFCFDFLEYSKFIKFDKHWLHLFKTKESYKNIAWGFLDFARESNIQCILEGIETQEDLLIAAEMRFPLVQGFLFRSKNILV, from the coding sequence ATGAAAGAAATTATGGATTTCTCGCCTAATACTGATTTGGTGCTTTCGGAATCGTTTTTGAACGAAGGACTCGTTCGAAATCTTTTCACTTTGAATGCGAAACACGAAACGGCAAAAGAAATCATCTCCGAACTGGAAACCGATCCGGCGTTTTCCGTTCCTCCGAAAAAAAGCGAAACTTCCGCGCACGCGCAAATCGACGGAGTGGATCTTTTAAAAACTCTTTCCGTAATCTTGCAGACGAAAAATTTTCACACCGAATACGAACCCATTCTTTCCTTGGACACGGGAAAAATTTTCGGATACGAGGCTCTCGCCCGTTTTTATATCGAAGGGCAAAGAATTTCTCCCGAGTTCGTCTTTCAGGAATTGCACAAGGATGCGGATTTGTTTTTCGAGTTCGAAACCAATCTAAAACGGTTTCAAATCGAAAATCGTCCCAAAGGGAAGAATTTATTTCTAAATTTGGATCCGCACGTTTGTAAAAACGAAACACAAGCTAATTCTTGGAACGAACTTTTGGGCAAAAAGAAGAATATCGTTTGTGAAATCATAGAAAACACGGATTCCACTTGGATCGAAGAAACCCGTTTTTGTTTGAATGCGTTAAAGAATTCGAACGTTCCGATCGCGCTCGACGACATGGGCGGGAAACGAAACCTATTCTGTTTCGATTTTTTAGAATATTCTAAATTTATTAAATTCGATAAACACTGGCTTCATCTTTTTAAAACGAAGGAATCGTATAAGAATATCGCTTGGGGATTTTTGGATTTTGCGAGAGAATCGAACATCCAGTGTATTTTGGAAGGAATCGAAACGCAAGAGGACCTTTTGATCGCCGCCGAGATGAGATTTCCGTTGGTGCAGGGATTTCTTTTCCGTTCCAAGAATATTCTCGTTTGA
- a CDS encoding SDR family NAD(P)-dependent oxidoreductase, whose product MSKLKDKTILITGANGGFGRELTKQLLEKGANVILTDLKAPNTDADFYLHRRWDENGKNGHNPKFVGKILGSFSGDLQTQEGCKDVYQNTLKLSSKGVDVLINNAGLAFKGGLLEVPDKNWNLILDVNLYAPIHLSRLFVPAMLERKQGQIVNLSSVAGQVAPGELIFYSISKFGIRAMGEAMDADLRKKGIAVTNVYPFFADTGILKSQQFGKQQDVPKSIVDSPVAVVKAIVNGMEKRKLHVFPGIKSKTISFFNRMTPNIVHKMTSLSDRF is encoded by the coding sequence ATGAGCAAATTGAAAGATAAAACGATCCTAATCACCGGCGCGAACGGAGGATTCGGAAGAGAATTGACGAAACAACTTTTGGAAAAGGGAGCCAACGTGATTCTTACGGATCTCAAAGCCCCGAACACGGACGCGGATTTTTATCTGCATAGAAGATGGGACGAAAACGGAAAGAACGGTCACAACCCGAAGTTCGTCGGAAAGATTCTCGGAAGTTTTTCCGGCGATCTTCAAACACAGGAAGGTTGTAAGGACGTATATCAGAATACTCTAAAGCTTTCCTCCAAAGGTGTGGACGTTTTGATCAACAACGCGGGGCTCGCGTTCAAGGGCGGACTTTTGGAAGTTCCCGATAAGAATTGGAATCTGATTCTCGACGTGAATCTTTACGCGCCGATTCATCTGAGTCGTTTGTTCGTTCCGGCGATGCTCGAAAGAAAACAGGGACAGATCGTAAATCTTTCCTCGGTCGCGGGACAGGTCGCTCCGGGTGAATTGATCTTTTATTCGATTTCTAAGTTCGGAATCCGCGCGATGGGGGAAGCGATGGACGCGGATCTTCGCAAAAAAGGAATCGCGGTGACGAACGTGTATCCGTTTTTTGCGGACACCGGAATTCTCAAATCGCAACAGTTCGGAAAACAACAGGACGTTCCCAAGTCGATCGTGGACAGTCCGGTCGCGGTCGTGAAAGCGATCGTTAACGGAATGGAAAAAAGAAAACTGCACGTATTTCCGGGAATCAAATCCAAGACGATCAGTTTCTTCAATCGTATGACTCCGAATATCGTACATAAGATGACGAGTCTAAGCGATCGATTCTGA
- a CDS encoding alpha/beta fold hydrolase, whose protein sequence is MKYTYLENQRVKLFLSYSETDSKDAILFVHGYPDTHKTWDLQVDSLKDQYRVGAIDLRGFGRSSKPLEQSEYNYAAILPDLAEAIRFLSKDKKVHLVGHDWGAALGWLFISDPEYSGSIKSFTAISGPHPWLAGKRMIDDLFSLKLENWRKVIDQGFRSWYIWFFQIPMLPEFIWQNFGESIYKLIMDLGGVPKKDSLRKVSRNDIYGATMAPINLFRELLFGRTVISAPSNIKVPVQLIIPQKDFIVLPEVYENSYDYVDKIEIHKLDSNHWVHREKPELVTELIQKFIAKHSA, encoded by the coding sequence TTGAAATACACATACCTAGAAAATCAAAGAGTAAAATTGTTTCTCTCCTATTCGGAAACGGATTCCAAGGACGCGATCCTTTTCGTACACGGTTATCCCGATACTCATAAAACCTGGGACCTTCAAGTCGATTCCCTAAAGGATCAATATCGAGTCGGCGCGATCGATCTTCGGGGTTTCGGCCGTTCCTCCAAACCTTTGGAACAATCCGAGTACAACTACGCGGCGATTCTTCCCGATCTTGCGGAAGCGATCCGATTTCTTTCCAAGGATAAGAAGGTTCATCTGGTCGGACACGACTGGGGAGCGGCGCTCGGTTGGTTGTTCATTAGCGATCCAGAATATTCAGGATCTATAAAATCTTTTACCGCGATCTCCGGTCCGCATCCTTGGCTTGCGGGAAAACGAATGATCGACGATCTGTTCAGTCTCAAGCTCGAAAACTGGAGAAAGGTGATCGATCAGGGTTTTCGTTCCTGGTATATCTGGTTTTTTCAGATTCCGATGTTGCCCGAATTCATCTGGCAGAACTTCGGAGAATCGATTTACAAATTGATCATGGACTTGGGAGGAGTTCCCAAAAAGGATTCTCTTCGAAAGGTTTCTAGAAACGATATTTACGGCGCCACGATGGCTCCGATCAATCTGTTTCGGGAATTGTTGTTCGGAAGAACGGTGATCTCCGCCCCTTCCAACATAAAGGTTCCCGTACAGTTGATCATTCCTCAAAAGGACTTTATCGTGTTGCCGGAAGTTTACGAAAATTCATACGATTACGTCGATAAGATCGAAATTCATAAATTGGATTCCAACCACTGGGTTCATAGGGAAAAACCGGAACTTGTCACCGAGTTGATTCAAAAATTCATCGCGAAGCATTCCGCATAA
- a CDS encoding C40 family peptidase has product MIPSKKILFFSVCVFFVLYAVLHAEKKELGEESLRNFYRQTHGIEIGPESDIALYREVYRWLGTPYKDFGTDESGIDCSGFTSKILSKVYGSRLSGPSYTMFPRTNPVSKEELKEGDLVFFTIYGDKISHVGVYLKERKFVHASVKRGVTINSLDEAYYQKYYTASGRL; this is encoded by the coding sequence ATGATTCCTTCAAAGAAGATCTTATTTTTTTCAGTCTGCGTCTTTTTCGTTTTGTACGCGGTATTACACGCGGAGAAAAAGGAACTCGGGGAAGAATCGCTCCGCAATTTTTATCGCCAAACGCACGGTATCGAAATCGGACCCGAAAGCGATATCGCTCTTTATCGGGAAGTCTATCGTTGGTTGGGAACTCCTTACAAGGATTTCGGAACCGACGAATCCGGAATCGATTGTTCCGGTTTTACGAGTAAGATTCTTTCCAAGGTCTACGGTTCCCGTCTCAGTGGACCGAGTTATACGATGTTTCCGCGAACCAATCCCGTTTCCAAGGAAGAATTGAAGGAAGGCGATCTTGTTTTCTTTACCATCTACGGGGATAAGATCAGCCATGTCGGAGTTTATCTCAAAGAAAGAAAATTCGTTCATGCTTCCGTAAAAAGAGGGGTTACGATCAATTCTCTCGACGAGGCTTATTATCAAAAATACTACACCGCCTCGGGACGACTTTAA
- a CDS encoding metal-dependent hydrolase has product MNTKNVLEKPDYPVRKPKFQFSETVPKHWCGENASLTHVLNAWTILFPEGEKYFIRTIQKYIPELKEGKVKRNAIAFVGQEAQHAGEHKKFWQNLKDQGYKFEGFMNFVVWFAFGLLEKLFSRKMNMAAVAGLEHYTSLVADLGLRSGLLKQAHPEMRRLFEWHAAEELEHKSAAFDVLQEVTRSYWIRIIGMSIASTIFFAFTFSAVLMFLWQDGLLFRWKTRKELFKLMISEEKVLPLTVIAALKYFRFSFHPDQEDNLYLAKEIFSSQEHQYREAI; this is encoded by the coding sequence ATGAATACGAAAAACGTTCTTGAAAAGCCGGATTATCCGGTTCGAAAACCGAAGTTTCAATTTTCGGAAACGGTTCCGAAACATTGGTGCGGAGAAAACGCATCCTTAACGCACGTTTTGAACGCGTGGACCATTCTTTTCCCGGAAGGAGAAAAGTATTTTATCAGAACGATTCAGAAATACATTCCTGAATTGAAAGAGGGAAAGGTAAAACGAAACGCGATCGCGTTCGTGGGTCAAGAAGCGCAACACGCCGGTGAACATAAGAAGTTTTGGCAAAACTTAAAGGATCAAGGATACAAATTCGAAGGTTTTATGAACTTCGTGGTTTGGTTCGCGTTCGGACTTTTGGAAAAGTTATTCTCCCGAAAAATGAACATGGCCGCGGTTGCCGGTTTGGAACATTACACTTCTCTTGTGGCCGATCTCGGACTGAGAAGCGGACTTTTAAAACAAGCCCATCCGGAAATGAGAAGACTTTTCGAATGGCACGCAGCGGAAGAATTGGAACACAAGTCTGCGGCCTTCGACGTTCTTCAGGAAGTGACTCGGAGTTATTGGATTCGTATTATCGGAATGAGCATCGCTTCCACGATCTTCTTCGCGTTTACGTTCTCCGCGGTTCTGATGTTTCTCTGGCAGGACGGACTTTTGTTTCGTTGGAAAACCAGAAAAGAATTGTTCAAGCTTATGATCTCGGAGGAGAAGGTTCTGCCTTTGACCGTGATCGCGGCCTTGAAATACTTTCGGTTTTCGTTTCATCCCGATCAGGAAGACAACTTATACTTAGCGAAAGAAATTTTTTCATCACAAGAACACCAATACAGAGAAGCAATATGA
- a CDS encoding DUF445 domain-containing protein → MNFEIVSLLLMPFTYAFVGWVTNWVALKMTFYPLKFYGIPPYLGWQGIIPRKAEKMAGKAVDIVTTYLIDVEEMFSKVDPTLIQENLRPEIQKTILETMKEVADELNPLVWNLIPDLVKNSMMKEIERQAMDSIPTVFQDLRKDSKRIFDIRGLVIRNMTGDNVHLTVEMFQKVGAKEFRFIEVSGFYFGFVLGLIQMGIWLIYPALWTLPVQGIIVGYLTNWLALFLIFRPLEPIGIGRFRFQGLFIKRQKEVSKEYSRMLATRILSSEKILEELFFGKASEEVFNLVVHAIERQMDTMASVIRPTLSLSFTSNQYNRMKEKIIRKITENLKNFTTHIEDYVEKAIDLECTLSDKMMSLPPADFEDVLRTVFKEDELLLILVGAALGALVGVGQAFFMML, encoded by the coding sequence TTGAACTTCGAAATCGTCTCCTTATTGCTTATGCCGTTCACTTACGCGTTCGTAGGTTGGGTTACCAACTGGGTCGCGTTGAAGATGACGTTTTATCCTTTGAAGTTTTACGGAATTCCTCCGTATCTCGGTTGGCAGGGAATCATTCCGAGAAAGGCAGAAAAGATGGCGGGCAAAGCCGTCGACATCGTGACGACGTATCTCATCGACGTGGAAGAGATGTTCAGCAAAGTCGATCCGACGCTGATTCAGGAGAATCTTCGTCCCGAAATTCAAAAGACGATTCTCGAAACGATGAAAGAGGTCGCCGACGAACTCAACCCTCTCGTTTGGAATCTGATTCCGGATCTAGTTAAGAATTCCATGATGAAGGAAATCGAAAGACAGGCGATGGACTCCATTCCGACCGTGTTTCAGGATCTACGTAAGGATTCCAAAAGAATCTTCGACATCAGAGGATTAGTAATTCGTAATATGACCGGAGACAACGTTCATCTCACCGTGGAAATGTTTCAAAAGGTGGGCGCGAAAGAATTCCGTTTTATAGAGGTTTCGGGTTTTTATTTCGGGTTCGTTCTCGGTTTGATCCAAATGGGGATTTGGCTGATTTATCCCGCGCTCTGGACCTTACCCGTTCAGGGAATCATCGTGGGTTATCTTACGAATTGGCTCGCGCTTTTTTTGATCTTTCGTCCTTTGGAGCCGATCGGAATAGGCCGTTTCCGTTTTCAGGGCTTGTTCATTAAACGTCAAAAAGAAGTTTCCAAAGAATATTCGAGAATGCTCGCGACGCGGATTCTCAGCTCCGAAAAGATTTTGGAGGAATTGTTTTTCGGAAAGGCCTCGGAAGAAGTTTTCAATCTGGTCGTTCACGCGATCGAAAGACAGATGGACACGATGGCCTCGGTCATTCGTCCCACTCTTTCCCTTTCTTTTACTTCGAATCAATACAACCGGATGAAGGAAAAGATCATCCGCAAGATCACGGAGAATCTCAAAAACTTCACGACTCATATCGAAGATTATGTGGAAAAAGCGATCGACCTTGAATGTACTCTTTCCGACAAGATGATGTCCCTGCCTCCCGCCGATTTCGAAGACGTTTTACGGACCGTGTTTAAGGAAGACGAGTTGTTATTGATCTTGGTGGGAGCCGCGTTAGGGGCTCTTGTCGGAGTCGGTCAGGCGTTCTTCATGATGCTTTGA
- a CDS encoding class I SAM-dependent methyltransferase, producing the protein MSEKRTEESNSLNDSGNPMVMFRNRLLRMSKHWRKWARKRRIECFRIYDRDIPQVPVSVDLYGPYCQISAYKNSYEISDEERESENAEIGKIVSEVLDLNADRIFWKKREPKKGKEQYEKQSEQAELMEVGENGLRFYVNLSDYLDTGLFLDHRITRDLVRKESKGKKFLNLFSYTGSFTVYAASGGAVKSLSVDLSNTYSEWAEENLKLNGFSLSKHRLLRADAMEWLHTERKEADHERYDLIVVDPPTFSNSKKMTDVFDIQRDHVEILNILYRDFALPGAVLYFSTNFRKFEFQEKSILWDNIKDISKTTIPDDFRNEKIHYCWRMEKPN; encoded by the coding sequence ATGTCAGAAAAACGAACCGAGGAATCCAATTCGCTTAACGATTCCGGAAATCCGATGGTGATGTTTCGCAATCGACTTTTAAGAATGTCCAAACACTGGAGAAAGTGGGCGCGTAAAAGAAGGATAGAATGTTTTCGGATCTACGATCGGGACATACCTCAGGTTCCCGTAAGCGTGGATTTATACGGACCTTATTGCCAGATTTCGGCGTATAAAAACAGTTATGAAATTTCGGATGAAGAAAGAGAAAGCGAGAATGCGGAGATCGGCAAAATCGTTTCCGAGGTTTTGGACTTAAACGCGGATCGGATCTTTTGGAAAAAGAGAGAACCGAAAAAAGGAAAGGAACAATACGAAAAACAATCCGAACAAGCCGAGCTTATGGAAGTAGGGGAGAACGGACTTCGTTTTTACGTGAACTTATCCGATTATCTCGACACCGGACTTTTTTTGGATCATAGAATCACGAGGGACCTCGTTCGAAAGGAATCGAAAGGCAAAAAATTTCTCAACTTGTTTTCTTATACGGGATCGTTTACCGTCTACGCGGCGTCAGGCGGAGCGGTAAAAAGTCTGAGCGTGGATCTTTCCAACACGTATTCGGAATGGGCCGAAGAGAATCTGAAACTCAACGGATTTTCCCTCTCCAAACATCGTCTTCTCCGAGCCGACGCGATGGAATGGCTTCACACCGAAAGAAAGGAAGCCGATCACGAAAGATACGATTTGATCGTTGTCGATCCTCCCACGTTTTCGAACAGCAAAAAGATGACGGACGTATTCGACATACAAAGGGATCACGTGGAAATATTAAATATTCTTTATAGAGACTTCGCGCTACCGGGAGCAGTTCTTTATTTTTCCACCAACTTTAGAAAATTCGAATTTCAAGAGAAGTCGATTCTTTGGGACAATATCAAGGACATTTCAAAAACTACGATTCCGGACGATTTTCGAAACGAGAAGATTCATTATTGCTGGAGAATGGAAAAGCCGAACTGA
- a CDS encoding M24 family metallopeptidase has product MSREYYSSLDLDDFKNVQKLAYDAVEWVRGRLTVGMTEKTAASLIDSYIRERGGKNFFHYGFAWFGDRTCFRGFRRPLTFKAIGGDGILPHFGFAFQPSDRKLKEGMAVILDVAPNVKGVTADVGYSFAFGKNPAVEQGRSDLKEFRSLVLELVRAERSMGEIYRSCNDLIADLGYSNCHTLYPNGVLGHKVGRVPGWNVPGGRVLGFPPQTFLYLVPQILKGFLSPNVNSSPLWGEFTKTRVDAGLWAVEPHIGKIYKGAQAPESFGVKWEEILVVSDTDAYWLDEDLPHVRYWEESSPKKNKKAAVASLPQTKTKTKEKAKKSSKVRVGAA; this is encoded by the coding sequence ATGTCTCGAGAATATTATTCGTCCTTGGATCTGGATGATTTCAAGAATGTGCAAAAACTTGCATACGATGCCGTGGAGTGGGTGCGCGGAAGACTCACCGTGGGAATGACCGAAAAAACGGCGGCGTCCTTGATCGATTCCTATATCCGTGAAAGAGGAGGAAAGAATTTCTTTCATTACGGATTCGCATGGTTCGGAGATAGAACCTGCTTCCGCGGTTTTCGAAGACCTCTTACCTTCAAAGCGATCGGCGGGGACGGAATTCTTCCCCATTTCGGTTTCGCGTTTCAGCCTTCCGATCGTAAACTCAAGGAAGGAATGGCCGTGATTCTGGATGTTGCGCCTAACGTGAAAGGTGTGACCGCGGACGTGGGATATTCTTTCGCGTTCGGAAAAAATCCGGCGGTGGAACAGGGACGCAGCGACTTAAAAGAATTCAGATCCCTCGTATTGGAATTGGTCCGCGCCGAAAGATCAATGGGTGAAATTTATCGAAGTTGCAACGATCTCATCGCCGATCTCGGTTATTCGAATTGTCATACCTTGTATCCGAACGGAGTTCTCGGTCATAAAGTCGGTCGTGTTCCCGGATGGAACGTTCCGGGTGGAAGGGTTTTGGGATTTCCGCCCCAGACTTTTTTATATCTCGTTCCTCAAATTTTAAAAGGATTCTTATCGCCTAACGTCAATTCGTCGCCTCTTTGGGGAGAATTCACCAAGACCCGAGTGGACGCGGGGCTTTGGGCCGTGGAACCCCATATCGGAAAAATCTACAAAGGCGCTCAAGCTCCGGAAAGTTTCGGAGTGAAGTGGGAGGAAATTCTCGTGGTAAGCGATACCGACGCGTATTGGTTGGACGAGGATCTTCCTCACGTCCGTTATTGGGAAGAATCTTCCCCCAAGAAAAACAAAAAAGCCGCCGTCGCCTCTTTGCCGCAAACCAAGACGAAAACGAAAGAGAAGGCAAAAAAATCCTCCAAGGTTCGAGTCGGTGCCGCGTAA